A stretch of Acidobacteriota bacterium DNA encodes these proteins:
- a CDS encoding amidohydrolase family protein: MSHHVVHQPMLIRRLSVALICCLLLASIPLAQTARQQTPTSGKRYPRTVIRNAVIIDGNGTPASGPKDIVIENNVITEIAALDPVALKEGRAKRPAQGDAEIDATGKYVLPGLINLHGHTQDERGGNAQPVDYCLKMWLACGITTVRDVGATKKTLEWRDKSARNEIAAPKIFAYGIFTAPPTPKNADEARARVRDLKAAGYDGIKLFGVDRDIMQAMEDEARKVGLRVAHHVGVEETNAWDDIKFGTTSIEHWYGIPDAAIESGRQNFPPSYNQWFGQN, encoded by the coding sequence ATGTCACATCACGTTGTCCATCAACCCATGCTTATCCGGAGATTAAGTGTCGCACTCATCTGTTGTTTGCTGCTTGCTTCAATACCATTGGCGCAAACCGCCAGGCAGCAAACGCCCACGAGTGGCAAACGTTACCCTCGCACAGTGATTCGCAATGCGGTGATTATTGATGGCAACGGCACGCCGGCATCGGGACCGAAAGACATCGTCATTGAAAATAATGTCATCACGGAAATCGCCGCGCTTGACCCGGTGGCATTGAAAGAAGGTCGCGCCAAACGTCCCGCGCAAGGCGATGCAGAAATTGATGCGACCGGTAAATATGTATTGCCCGGACTGATTAATTTGCATGGACACACGCAAGACGAACGCGGCGGCAACGCGCAACCCGTCGATTATTGTTTGAAGATGTGGCTGGCTTGCGGCATCACCACGGTGCGCGATGTCGGGGCGACGAAAAAGACTTTGGAATGGCGCGATAAAAGCGCAAGAAATGAAATCGCGGCTCCGAAAATTTTCGCTTACGGCATTTTCACTGCACCGCCGACGCCGAAAAACGCCGATGAAGCGCGGGCGCGGGTGCGCGACCTGAAAGCCGCAGGTTACGATGGCATCAAACTTTTCGGTGTTGACCGCGACATTATGCAGGCAATGGAAGACGAAGCGCGCAAGGTCGGACTTCGCGTCGCCCACCACGTCGGTGTTGAAGAGACCAATGCCTGGGATGATATTAAATTTGGCACTACAAGCATCGAACACTGGTACGGTATACCCGATGCCGCGATTGAAAGCGGCAGACAAAATTTCCCGCCTTCCTATAATCAATGGTTCGGACAAAACTAA
- a CDS encoding long-chain-fatty-acid--CoA ligase — protein MTIVDGLKQTVAALPDKLASFSGNQSYTFKQLDERVNRLSNALAALGVKKGDRVAILALNCHVYLELYYGIPQLGAAVVPINFRIPPAEVKYIIDHAEAVAVCVDDTLRPVIDGLRPHLASVKQFIAIGEQKPAGYLDYESLLAEASPEFTMQGVTEEDLLGLFYTSGTTAEPKGVMLTHKNMISNNVHSMNVRPPNPNDIYLHTAPMFHLADGAATFLNVTNGITQAYLARFDPTVLLEMIQRDRITTMVLIPTMINFLLHHPKINEYDLSSLRSITYGASPIAPEVLKKAMATFGCDFGQGYGLTEASPLLTVLTAEDHKAALTDETAAKRLASCGKPVPGVEVRVVKDDGTDVQPGEAGEIIARGPNIMKGYWKREQDTANAVRDGWLHTGDVAMVDAQGYIYLVDRKKDMIVSAGENVFSTEVEAVIYKHPAVKEAAVIPVPSDEWGEAVHACISLKDGASLTYDELFEFCKQELPTYKVPRSMEIVEPELPKGGSGKILKKELRARHWQGRGRLIS, from the coding sequence ATGACTATCGTTGACGGACTCAAGCAAACGGTCGCTGCGCTGCCCGATAAACTCGCCTCGTTTTCGGGAAATCAAAGCTACACCTTCAAACAACTCGATGAACGGGTCAATCGATTGTCGAATGCGCTCGCCGCTCTCGGCGTTAAAAAAGGCGACCGCGTGGCGATTCTGGCGCTCAACTGTCACGTCTACCTCGAACTCTATTACGGCATTCCGCAACTCGGCGCGGCAGTCGTGCCCATCAACTTTCGCATCCCGCCCGCTGAGGTTAAATACATCATCGACCATGCGGAAGCCGTCGCGGTCTGTGTTGATGACACCTTGCGACCGGTCATTGATGGGTTGCGCCCGCATCTCGCATCGGTCAAACAGTTCATCGCCATCGGCGAACAAAAACCCGCTGGCTACCTGGACTATGAATCATTGCTCGCCGAAGCATCGCCGGAGTTCACCATGCAAGGCGTCACCGAAGAAGATTTGCTCGGACTGTTTTACACATCAGGAACCACTGCCGAACCCAAAGGCGTGATGCTGACGCACAAAAACATGATTTCCAACAATGTGCATTCGATGAATGTGCGTCCGCCCAATCCGAATGATATTTATCTGCACACCGCGCCGATGTTTCACCTGGCAGATGGCGCAGCGACGTTTTTAAATGTCACCAACGGCATCACGCAGGCTTACCTGGCGCGCTTTGACCCGACCGTCCTACTTGAAATGATTCAGCGTGACCGCATCACCACGATGGTATTGATTCCGACAATGATTAATTTTTTACTGCATCATCCGAAAATCAATGAATACGATTTGTCGTCGCTGAGAAGCATTACTTACGGCGCGTCGCCGATTGCTCCCGAAGTTCTCAAGAAAGCGATGGCGACTTTCGGTTGCGATTTCGGGCAAGGCTACGGACTCACGGAAGCCTCGCCACTGCTTACCGTACTCACTGCCGAAGACCACAAAGCCGCGCTCACCGATGAAACCGCCGCTAAACGTCTGGCTTCGTGCGGCAAGCCCGTTCCGGGCGTTGAAGTGCGCGTCGTCAAAGACGATGGCACAGACGTGCAACCGGGCGAAGCGGGTGAAATCATCGCCCGTGGCCCGAACATCATGAAAGGTTACTGGAAACGCGAACAGGATACTGCCAATGCGGTGCGCGATGGCTGGTTGCACACCGGCGATGTGGCGATGGTCGATGCACAAGGCTACATCTATCTGGTAGACCGCAAAAAAGACATGATTGTGTCGGCGGGTGAAAATGTTTTTTCAACGGAGGTCGAAGCGGTAATTTACAAGCACCCGGCGGTTAAAGAAGCAGCAGTGATTCCGGTGCCAAGCGATGAATGGGGCGAAGCAGTACACGCCTGTATCTCTTTGAAAGACGGCGCGAGTTTGACCTACGACGAATTGTTTGAATTCTGCAAACAGGAACTGCCGACCTATAAAGTGCCGCGTTCGATGGAAATCGTTGAACCGGAACTGCCGAAAGGCGGCAGCGGAAAAATTTTGAAAAAAGAGTTGCGCGCCAGACACTGGCAAGGTCGCGGTCGGTTGATTAGTTAA
- a CDS encoding DUF2188 domain-containing protein produces the protein MSKTYHVVPYKSRQWAITTAGNGKYLSIHDSKAEAIDTAREKSGTTIVHSPTGVALQPITVEGIDIDAIREAVRKVGDHKHNRIILKRIHKTKSEKK, from the coding sequence ATGAGCAAAACCTACCATGTGGTTCCATATAAAAGCAGACAATGGGCAATCACCACCGCTGGCAATGGCAAATATCTTTCTATTCACGACTCCAAAGCCGAAGCTATTGACACCGCGCGGGAAAAGTCAGGAACCACTATTGTTCATAGCCCTACAGGCGTAGCCCTTCAACCAATTACCGTCGAGGGCATAGATATTGATGCCATCCGCGAAGCTGTGCGCAAGGTTGGCGACCACAAACATAATCGCATCATTCTAAAACGTATTCATAAAACGAAGTCAGAAAAAAAATAG
- a CDS encoding multiheme c-type cytochrome, whose product MKNCSLKAIIGLVYLWVACLFLLFSNQLAEANPDGELSDDSPAVQKLFSPSNGRTADGQLIPVEQFFPASRCLSCHADTHKAWAESLHRNAAREPFYRRSADILLATRGIEFTRHCESCHTPVALFSGALTKANQQPQAPFTALDDEGVTCSVCHAITEARLDGTGSFTLRRPALLAKEDGTPVYDKVTDEQILADVAAHKRAVMRPLLKQPEFCAACHKVDAPPTLNGYKHIRGFSAYDEWQQSGASHESITPFYRREKRTDCRACHMPKVDSTNDRAAKRGMIASHRWLGANTVVPLFYDQREQADLTRKFLETQVVDVDIFAVRNEATRETVAPLNDQSSLAVKPGDELTVEVVIANRNAAHSFPPEVRDLYEAWVEFAAFDSQGTRVFHSGFIQPDGTLDERAHVYKTILLDEAGRHITRHQIWLTNIKAYDNAIQAGRSDVVRFRFPIPETAIGNIKFRAKLNYRRFNQEYANYILNLQRRVLPLPVVQMRESESLVTFNAKPFNNRKTQSQQSASDAETGKIKARRWNDYGIGLLEQAQYGAAAEAFRRAAQCDTRDANLLVNAAIAEMRTERFGIEREQLRKAAELLELALQLAPDNLRARLYHALVLRGQGKIDDAADELASVAQSYPRDREVQRQRGQTLYTLGKLSAARAAFEAILNIDPTDAQAYQLLQPIYASEGLKAQAAGALNRYFQWRDDPRATTVAARFFTAHPEWTEERIATHLHGKTSTLRPVLTGQAASPDR is encoded by the coding sequence ATGAAAAATTGCTCATTAAAAGCAATCATAGGATTGGTCTATCTATGGGTAGCCTGCCTGTTTCTGCTGTTCTCAAATCAACTGGCAGAAGCCAACCCGGATGGCGAATTATCCGATGATTCTCCGGCGGTTCAGAAATTATTTAGTCCGTCAAATGGGCGCACAGCAGACGGGCAATTAATACCGGTTGAACAATTTTTTCCGGCATCGCGTTGCCTGTCGTGTCATGCCGATACCCATAAAGCCTGGGCTGAATCATTGCATCGCAATGCGGCGCGTGAGCCATTTTATCGCCGGAGCGCGGATATTTTACTGGCAACGCGCGGCATTGAATTTACACGCCACTGCGAATCCTGTCATACACCGGTTGCGTTATTTTCAGGCGCGTTGACCAAAGCTAACCAACAACCGCAAGCGCCTTTCACCGCGCTTGATGATGAAGGAGTAACCTGTTCGGTTTGTCACGCGATAACCGAAGCCCGGCTTGACGGCACGGGAAGTTTCACGCTTCGTCGTCCGGCGCTGCTTGCCAAAGAAGATGGAACGCCGGTCTATGATAAGGTCACCGATGAACAGATTCTCGCCGATGTTGCGGCGCACAAACGCGCCGTGATGCGCCCCTTGCTCAAACAACCGGAATTTTGCGCCGCCTGTCATAAAGTTGACGCGCCACCGACGCTTAACGGTTATAAACATATTCGCGGATTTTCAGCCTATGATGAATGGCAGCAATCGGGCGCATCTCATGAATCCATCACCCCATTTTACAGGCGCGAAAAGCGCACCGATTGCCGCGCCTGTCATATGCCCAAGGTTGACAGCACCAATGACCGGGCAGCCAAGCGTGGCATGATTGCTTCGCATCGCTGGCTTGGCGCGAACACCGTGGTGCCGTTGTTTTACGACCAACGCGAACAGGCTGATTTGACCAGGAAATTTTTAGAAACCCAAGTCGTGGATGTTGATATTTTTGCTGTAAGAAATGAAGCGACAAGAGAGACGGTTGCGCCTCTCAATGATCAATCATCGTTAGCTGTCAAGCCCGGCGATGAACTCACGGTAGAAGTGGTGATTGCCAATCGCAATGCAGCGCATTCCTTTCCGCCCGAAGTGCGCGACCTCTACGAAGCCTGGGTTGAATTTGCAGCCTTTGATTCGCAAGGCACGCGCGTCTTTCACAGCGGGTTTATTCAACCTGACGGAACGCTTGATGAGCGCGCCCATGTTTATAAAACCATTCTGCTGGATGAAGCCGGGCGACACATTACCCGTCATCAAATCTGGCTGACCAACATTAAAGCCTATGACAACGCCATTCAGGCGGGTCGCTCGGATGTCGTGCGATTCAGATTCCCGATTCCCGAAACCGCTATTGGCAATATCAAGTTTCGAGCCAAATTAAATTATCGGCGCTTCAATCAGGAATACGCCAACTATATTCTCAATCTCCAGCGTCGGGTTTTGCCCCTGCCGGTGGTGCAGATGCGTGAAAGCGAAAGCCTCGTTACCTTCAATGCCAAGCCGTTTAATAACCGGAAAACTCAATCTCAACAGAGCGCGTCGGATGCGGAAACCGGAAAAATCAAGGCGCGACGTTGGAACGATTACGGCATAGGACTTCTTGAACAGGCGCAATACGGCGCGGCTGCCGAAGCTTTTCGTCGGGCTGCCCAATGCGATACCCGTGATGCCAACTTGTTGGTCAATGCCGCGATTGCCGAAATGCGCACCGAACGCTTTGGCATCGAGCGGGAACAACTCAGGAAAGCCGCCGAATTGCTTGAGCTTGCTTTGCAGCTTGCGCCGGATAATTTGCGCGCGCGGCTTTATCACGCACTGGTTTTACGCGGGCAGGGAAAGATAGATGATGCCGCCGATGAACTGGCAAGCGTCGCGCAAAGCTATCCCCGTGACCGCGAAGTGCAAAGACAACGGGGGCAAACGCTTTACACTCTGGGAAAATTATCCGCAGCCCGCGCGGCGTTTGAAGCTATTCTCAACATTGACCCTACGGATGCGCAGGCTTATCAATTGCTGCAACCGATTTATGCAAGCGAAGGGCTGAAGGCGCAAGCCGCAGGCGCGCTCAATCGGTATTTTCAATGGCGCGATGACCCGCGCGCCACTACAGTCGCCGCACGTTTTTTTACGGCACATCCTGAATGGACTGAAGAACGCATTGCCACACACCTACACGGCAAAACCTCAACGCTTCGCCCGGTGCTGACCGGACAGGCAGCATCCCCCGACCGGTAA
- a CDS encoding long-chain-fatty-acid--CoA ligase translates to MNLTLTPIRFKERAVREYGSKVGIVDGDKRFTYAEYGARCNRLSNALTQLNVARGERVAWLGYNSHQLMEAYYGVVQMGAVLLPLNIRLTPHELTYILNNSETVTLFYNKDFAPLVESFKSETATIRNFVCIEDAYETLIQAVGADFTPPADIKDDDLAELFYTSGTTANPKGVMMTHRNLYLHAMQVIGGIGIKDYHTQLHSIPLFHVNGWGTPHTLTCMGARHIIVPKFDPAEVLELIQRERVTHISMVPTMVYALLNHPRIKEFDLSSLEFVNIGGAASGPSLIREVEQTIGCRAYSGYGLTETTPVLTLSFLKEHLKDLPQEERWQRQAMTGYPMPGIEMSIMDADDNHLPRDGATAGEIVVRADNVMAGYWKLPEETARLIRDGWFHTGDMAVVDAEGYYLIVDRKKDIIISGGENISSIEVEKAIYSNPAVLECAVIAVPDDKWGEVPKAIVVLKQGEQMTEEALIAYCKTQLPGFKVPKSIEFRDELPKGGTGKILKKELREAYWQGQEKRVH, encoded by the coding sequence ATGAACCTGACACTGACACCGATTCGCTTTAAAGAACGCGCCGTGCGTGAATACGGCAGCAAAGTGGGGATTGTCGATGGCGATAAACGATTCACTTACGCCGAGTATGGCGCGCGTTGCAATCGTTTGTCGAATGCCCTCACTCAACTGAATGTGGCGCGCGGCGAGCGCGTCGCCTGGCTGGGCTATAACAGCCATCAATTGATGGAAGCTTACTATGGCGTTGTTCAAATGGGCGCAGTCTTACTGCCTTTAAACATTCGCCTCACGCCGCATGAACTCACTTACATTCTCAATAACTCGGAAACCGTGACGCTCTTTTACAATAAAGATTTTGCGCCGCTGGTGGAATCGTTTAAATCTGAAACCGCGACGATTCGCAACTTCGTCTGCATCGAAGATGCGTACGAAACCCTGATACAGGCTGTGGGAGCCGATTTCACGCCGCCCGCTGACATCAAAGACGATGACCTCGCGGAACTCTTTTATACATCGGGCACTACCGCAAACCCGAAAGGCGTGATGATGACGCATCGCAATCTTTACCTTCACGCGATGCAGGTCATCGGCGGCATCGGCATCAAAGATTATCACACGCAACTGCACAGCATTCCGCTCTTTCACGTCAACGGCTGGGGCACGCCGCACACCTTGACCTGCATGGGCGCGCGTCACATCATCGTTCCGAAATTCGACCCGGCAGAAGTGCTGGAGTTGATTCAACGCGAGCGCGTCACCCACATTTCGATGGTGCCGACGATGGTTTATGCGTTGCTCAATCATCCGCGCATCAAAGAATTCGATTTATCCTCGCTTGAATTCGTCAACATCGGCGGCGCAGCGTCGGGACCGTCGCTCATTCGCGAAGTCGAACAGACCATCGGCTGTCGCGCCTATTCGGGCTATGGGCTGACGGAAACCACACCGGTTTTGACGCTTTCGTTTCTAAAAGAACATCTCAAAGATTTGCCGCAGGAAGAACGCTGGCAGCGACAAGCCATGACCGGCTACCCGATGCCCGGCATTGAAATGAGCATTATGGATGCGGACGATAATCACTTGCCGCGCGATGGCGCGACCGCAGGCGAAATCGTTGTGCGCGCGGATAATGTGATGGCGGGTTACTGGAAATTGCCTGAAGAGACGGCGCGGCTTATTCGCGACGGCTGGTTTCACACGGGCGATATGGCGGTCGTCGATGCGGAAGGCTACTACCTGATTGTTGACCGCAAGAAAGACATCATTATTTCGGGCGGCGAAAATATCTCTTCGATTGAAGTTGAAAAAGCGATTTACTCAAACCCCGCCGTTTTGGAATGCGCGGTGATTGCGGTGCCTGATGATAAATGGGGCGAAGTGCCGAAAGCCATTGTCGTCTTGAAACAAGGTGAGCAGATGACCGAAGAAGCGTTGATTGCTTATTGCAAAACCCAACTGCCGGGCTTTAAGGTTCCCAAGTCCATCGAGTTTCGCGATGAATTGCCGAAAGGCGGCACCGGAAAAATTTTGAAAAAAGAGTTGCGCGAAGCCTACTGGCAGGGGCAGGAAAAGCGCGTACATTGA